The Kribbella jejuensis genome segment TGAGCAGCGGTGAGAGCGTCGCCGGCTCGAGCTGGAGCATTCCGGACAGATCCTTCACCGACACCGGCTCGAACTCCCACAGAGCCAGCATCACCAGGTACTGCGGATGCGTCAGGCCCATCGGCTCGAGCACCGGACGGTACAGCGCGATCACCGTCCGCGCGGCCACCGCCAACGCGAAGCAGACTTGGTGCTCAAGGGCCAGCGGGTTGTCCGGCGGGGTGATCTTCATCGCTGCCATGCCGTCAGCGTACCAACGATGTGTAGACTAACAATTAGTACGCTAACTATCGGAGCAATCATGTCGCAGACGCAGCACACCGGCCCGCGGGAACCGGCTTCGGGACAGTCACGAGCCGCGGTGCAGCGCACAATACGACGGCGCCGCACACCGCGGCCGATGAACATCGAGACCGTTCAGCGCTGGGTCGTCTCCGCGGTCCTGTTCCACGTCGGCACCGTTCCTGCCGTCACGCTGGCCGTGTACAGCATCGGGGTCGCAGCCGGCGACTTCGGCCGCGGTGTCGGACTGTGGTTCATGTCCGGCGTCATCGGCGCCCTTACGGCCGCCGGCATCCTCGCCATCCACCGCCGGACACCCCTCTCCCCGTGGCTGCTCGTAGGCATCCTCCCCACCGCAGTCACCGGCTTCTACATCTTCTGATCAGTCCTCAGCTTCCCAGGCCGCGGCGGACGGTGATGTAGAAGCCGGTCAGGTCGTCGATCAGCGCCTCGATCTGCTGCTGGTCCGTGAGGTCGGCGTCGAGGAGCCAGTCCGATATCAGGTCGAACAAGCCGCCGACGAGACCGATCGCGACACTGTGCCGTACGGCGTGCTGCTCCTCGTGCTGCGCTCCGTCGTACCGATCCCAGAGCTGCACAAGGAAGCCGGCGGCCCAGCGCCGATTGGCACGGCGTTGGCGCTCGACCGCCGCCGAGATGCCGGACGCCATGCCGAAGGTGACCCGGGTGATCCGCGGGTCGTCGACCAGCGCGTGCACGAACGCCGCGAGCAGCCGTGGCGCCTCCTGCCGCTCGTTCCCGGTCGCTTCCGCGGCGATCCCGGCCATCCGCTGCTCGAGACGTTCGGAAGTCCGCTGCAGCAGCGCGAGGTAGCAGTCCTCGCGACTGGCGAACAGCTCGTAGAAGCTCTTCGTCCCGATGAACGCGGTACTGCAGATCTGCTCGATCGACGTACCGAGGTAACCGTTGGCGGCGAACAATCTGAGTGCCGCGTCCAGCAATTGCTCGCGCCGTTCCGCCCGGCGCTGCTCCGCATCGAGTCCCCGTATGGTCCGGCTCATGCGCTGCACGTTACCCAGAGTCCCGGGTCCGTAACCAGCGCGACGGTTATGAACACGACGTCTTGTTTATAACCCGGAATCATGCTCGACTGTGCGTGACGCAGTCGTCACAAGATATGACCACGGGGAGTCGTCATGCCAATCCGCCTTCGCCGAGTCGCCGCGGCTGTCGTTGCCGCGCTTCTCCTCGCAGCCTCGGTCACCACAACCACCACCGCGAGCGCCGCGACCACGTCGGGTTTCGACGACTGGACCTGCAAACCGTCGACTGCCCATCCGGACCCGCTCGTCCTCTTGCACGGTCTGGGCGGCAACGGCCCGGGCAACTACTCCTACCTCGGCCCGTTCCTGGCCGCGAAGGGGTACTGCGCCTTCACCCTGACCTATGGGCAGGCGAACCCGGCCCTCCCCGTCGGCGGCACCATCTCGATCGCCCGGTCTGCTGCCGAGATCGAGGCCTTCGTCCAGCGAGTGCGCGCGGCGACCGGAGCCGCGAAGGTCGACATCGTCGGCCATTCCGAGGGCGGTTTCCAGAGCCTGCACGGGCCGAAGGTTCGTGGGTACGCCGCCGCGGTCGGCAAGGTTGTCGCCCTTGCGCCACCGACGCACGGTACGACGTTCGGCGGTCTCGTCAGCGTTGGCGACTACCTGGGCCTCGGCCCGCTCGTCGACCAGGTACTTCGTCAGTACGGCTGCCCCGCGTGTGACGAACTCATCGTCGGTGGCTCCGCCGTGCGGCAACTGACGGCGGGTCCGATCGCCCAGGCCGGAGTGCGGTACACGGTGATCGCCTCGCGCTTCGACACCCTGGTGACACCGCACGAGACATCATTCATCCGCGAACCTGGCGTAACGAACGAGTACGTCCAGGACACCTGCCCCCTCGACCCGGTCGGCCACGTCGGCCTGGCGTTCGATCCGACGGTCGCCCAACTGGTCGCAAACGCCCTCGACCCGACCCACGCCACCCCTGTCGTCTGCGCCTTCGGCCCACCGCTGTAATCGACCTCGACAAGGGCAGCACCGTCACCGCCCTCATCAAGGCCTCGTCGCCGGCAGCTGAGATTTGTCCTACGCCGGGGCGTGTTCCTTCAGGATCGCCATGAAGGCGCGCATCCAGGCCGGGTGATCCGGCCAGGCGCGCCCTGATACGACGTTCCCGTCGACCACCGCGTCGCCGTCCACCCACTCAGCCCCGCCGGCACGGATGTCGAGCGCGAGCGCCGGGTACGCCGACGTCTTGCGCCCTTCCAGCACACCGGCCGCCGCCGGGACCAGCGGCCCGTGACACAGTTGCGCGACCGGCTTCGACTCACCGTAGAAATGCTTCACGATCCGCTGGCAGTCCGCGTCGTTCCTGATGTACTCCGGCGCCCGCCCACCCGGGATCACCACCGCGACGTAATCCGCCGGATCCACGTCGGCGAACGCCACATCCGCCTGCCAGGTATGCCCTGGCTTCTCGGTGTAGGTGTCGAACCCGTCCACGAAATCGTGCACCACGAACTGCAACTTCTTCACCGCGGGCGCCGCGATGTCGACCTCGTACCCTTCCTCGAGCAGCCGCTGGTACGGGTAGAACACCTCCAGGTCCTCCGCCGCGTCACCGGTGAGAATCAGCACCTTCGCCATCACACCATCTCCTTCGCCTGCGCCTCCCCCGCCAGCGTCCTCCGCGAGCCGAATCGAGGTCAACCCCAGCCGACGGCCATTCCCGAGTCTCGCCGCTCAGCGTCATCGACCGGCCCACCCACGCGTGACCGGACCACTGCGCAGACGCGAGAGGTGCGGACCTCTCCTGGCATTCCGGCCGGCCGCGGGAGGAAGGGAGCAGACGAAGACGGGACGCACGAGGAACGACATCGCCCGCTGGGACACGGCGAGCGACCAACTGTCGCAGCTCTTCCAGGGGCAGTGGCCGGATCTGCCGTCGCTGCTCCGTTCGGACGGCTTCCCCGCTGGCCGACTTGGAGGAGACCGACGACGCCTATCTCCTGGAGCTCGAACTGCCGGGCGTGCCGCTCA includes the following:
- a CDS encoding alpha/beta fold hydrolase gives rise to the protein MPIRLRRVAAAVVAALLLAASVTTTTTASAATTSGFDDWTCKPSTAHPDPLVLLHGLGGNGPGNYSYLGPFLAAKGYCAFTLTYGQANPALPVGGTISIARSAAEIEAFVQRVRAATGAAKVDIVGHSEGGFQSLHGPKVRGYAAAVGKVVALAPPTHGTTFGGLVSVGDYLGLGPLVDQVLRQYGCPACDELIVGGSAVRQLTAGPIAQAGVRYTVIASRFDTLVTPHETSFIREPGVTNEYVQDTCPLDPVGHVGLAFDPTVAQLVANALDPTHATPVVCAFGPPL
- a CDS encoding MarR family winged helix-turn-helix transcriptional regulator — translated: MAAMKITPPDNPLALEHQVCFALAVAARTVIALYRPVLEPMGLTHPQYLVMLALWEFEPVSVKDLSGMLQLEPATLSPLLKRLEAAGLVRRDRSAADERALAVVLTDEGRALRDQALKVPPAIVESLGMDVDELMDLHSRLTRVIAAATDGRVRGVPSGT
- a CDS encoding DJ-1/PfpI family protein, which codes for MAKVLILTGDAAEDLEVFYPYQRLLEEGYEVDIAAPAVKKLQFVVHDFVDGFDTYTEKPGHTWQADVAFADVDPADYVAVVIPGGRAPEYIRNDADCQRIVKHFYGESKPVAQLCHGPLVPAAAGVLEGRKTSAYPALALDIRAGGAEWVDGDAVVDGNVVSGRAWPDHPAWMRAFMAILKEHAPA
- a CDS encoding TetR/AcrR family transcriptional regulator, translated to MSRTIRGLDAEQRRAERREQLLDAALRLFAANGYLGTSIEQICSTAFIGTKSFYELFASREDCYLALLQRTSERLEQRMAGIAAEATGNERQEAPRLLAAFVHALVDDPRITRVTFGMASGISAAVERQRRANRRWAAGFLVQLWDRYDGAQHEEQHAVRHSVAIGLVGGLFDLISDWLLDADLTDQQQIEALIDDLTGFYITVRRGLGS